From Streptomyces chrestomyceticus JCM 4735, one genomic window encodes:
- a CDS encoding molybdenum cofactor biosynthesis protein B: MTADPHPSPQQATPVAPPPGAPLRALVVTASNRAAAGVYPDKGGPLLAEGLAALGFAVDGPQVVPDGEPVEAALRAAVTAGYDVVLTTGGTGISPTDRTPDVTRRVIDYEVPGIPEAIRAAGRAKVPTAALSRGLAGVAGRTLIVNLPGSTGGVRDGLAVLADLLPHAADQLRGGDHGPTPAPTPTPAPAPPDPTSTGSAH, translated from the coding sequence ATGACCGCGGACCCGCACCCCTCGCCCCAGCAGGCCACCCCCGTCGCACCGCCGCCCGGGGCTCCTCTCCGGGCCCTCGTCGTCACCGCGTCCAACCGCGCGGCGGCCGGGGTGTACCCGGACAAGGGCGGGCCGCTGCTCGCCGAGGGCCTGGCCGCACTGGGCTTCGCGGTCGACGGGCCGCAGGTCGTCCCGGACGGCGAGCCCGTCGAGGCCGCCCTGCGCGCCGCCGTCACCGCCGGCTACGACGTCGTCCTGACCACCGGCGGTACGGGCATCTCGCCCACCGACCGCACCCCCGACGTCACCCGCCGCGTCATCGACTACGAGGTCCCCGGCATCCCGGAGGCGATCCGCGCCGCGGGCCGCGCGAAGGTGCCCACCGCCGCGCTCTCCCGGGGCCTGGCCGGGGTCGCGGGCCGTACGCTGATCGTCAACCTGCCCGGCTCGACCGGCGGCGTCCGCGACGGTCTGGCGGTCCTCGCCGACCTCCTCCCGCACGCGGCGGACCAGCTACGGGGCGGCGACCACGGGCCGACACCGGCACCGACTCCGACGCCTGCACCGGCGCCCCCTGATCCCACCTCCACCGGGAGCGCACACTGA
- the glpR gene encoding gephyrin-like molybdotransferase receptor GlpR, protein MSSSGLIYAVIVGAWAAYLVPMWLRRQDELNEARPTERFSTAIRLLSGRAAMERRYAKGLEGQGGRSTDDAGEAREPDAAAEEADVREFDAPSDEAPPAAQRHAAPAAGGGSPGGRSASAGAAASGPAPHPGKKPGFNRASTADRMKRAKVLARRRRTTTVLFLAFTVGTIIAAVGGLAFLWAPAIPAILLSAYIVYLRAQERRRFTFTMDQRQAEAAAQRLREGRPRPPQASQQPPADEAPAEDAAATPPAPSRTTAPASRPEPASTAGRRALVEETDHAEWVDQQRERERTEPGGWDPVPVPLPTYVTAPVAPRATSHVDLDADDAWSSARSGPATETPQPAPSTTPQRRTTPGRRTRGRTPLFDQYADDDRPRAANE, encoded by the coding sequence GTGAGCAGCAGCGGCCTCATCTACGCAGTCATCGTCGGGGCCTGGGCCGCCTACTTGGTGCCGATGTGGCTCCGCAGGCAGGACGAGCTCAATGAAGCCCGGCCGACGGAGCGCTTCAGTACCGCCATCCGGCTCCTGTCCGGACGGGCGGCCATGGAGCGCCGTTACGCCAAGGGGCTGGAGGGGCAGGGCGGCCGGTCCACCGACGATGCGGGCGAAGCGCGTGAGCCGGACGCCGCGGCCGAGGAGGCCGACGTCCGGGAGTTCGACGCGCCCTCGGACGAAGCCCCGCCCGCCGCTCAGCGCCACGCGGCGCCCGCGGCCGGTGGCGGGTCCCCTGGCGGCCGGTCGGCGTCCGCAGGTGCTGCCGCCTCCGGGCCCGCCCCCCACCCGGGCAAGAAGCCCGGCTTCAACCGGGCCTCCACCGCAGACCGCATGAAGCGCGCCAAGGTGCTGGCCCGCCGTCGGCGCACCACCACCGTCCTCTTCCTCGCCTTCACCGTCGGCACGATCATCGCGGCCGTCGGCGGCCTGGCCTTCCTCTGGGCGCCGGCCATCCCCGCGATACTCCTCAGCGCGTACATCGTCTACCTCCGCGCCCAGGAGCGGCGCCGCTTCACCTTCACGATGGACCAGCGCCAGGCGGAGGCGGCCGCCCAACGCCTACGGGAGGGCAGGCCACGCCCTCCCCAGGCGTCCCAGCAGCCCCCCGCCGACGAAGCCCCCGCTGAGGACGCCGCCGCCACGCCCCCCGCCCCGTCGCGCACCACCGCGCCCGCCTCCCGCCCCGAGCCGGCGTCGACGGCCGGCCGCCGCGCCCTGGTGGAGGAGACCGACCACGCGGAGTGGGTGGACCAGCAGCGCGAACGCGAGCGCACCGAGCCCGGCGGCTGGGACCCCGTCCCGGTCCCGCTCCCGACGTACGTCACGGCCCCGGTCGCCCCGCGCGCCACCAGCCACGTCGACCTCGACGCCGACGACGCCTGGAGCTCCGCCCGCTCCGGCCCGGCCACCGAAACCCCCCAGCCGGCCCCGTCCACCACCCCGCAGCGCCGCACCACCCCCGGCCGCCGCACCCGGGGCCGCACCCCCCTGTTCGACCAGTACGCCGACGACGACCGCCCCCGCGCGGCGAACGAGTGA
- a CDS encoding GNAT family N-acetyltransferase — protein MNAPWPVVLADGETALRPIKLRDQRAWRDVNRRNRDWLRPWEATIPPPPPGVPAPHRPTYRQMVRHLRAEAHAGRMLPFVVEHRGRLAGQLTVAGITWGSMCSGHVGYWVDEAVAGRGVIPTAVALAVDHCFRSVGLHRIEVCIRPENLPSRRVVEKLGFREEGLRPRYLHIDGAWRDHLVFALTAEEVPEGLLSRWHREKPSTPHK, from the coding sequence CTGAACGCCCCCTGGCCCGTCGTACTGGCGGACGGCGAGACCGCCCTCCGCCCGATAAAGCTGCGCGACCAACGGGCCTGGCGCGATGTCAACCGCCGTAACCGCGACTGGCTGCGCCCGTGGGAGGCGACCATCCCGCCGCCCCCGCCGGGCGTCCCCGCGCCGCACCGGCCCACGTACCGCCAGATGGTCCGCCACCTGCGCGCCGAGGCGCACGCGGGCCGGATGCTGCCGTTCGTCGTCGAGCACCGGGGGCGGCTGGCCGGGCAACTGACGGTGGCCGGGATCACCTGGGGCTCGATGTGTTCGGGCCATGTCGGCTACTGGGTCGACGAGGCGGTGGCGGGCCGCGGCGTCATACCGACGGCGGTGGCGCTCGCCGTCGACCACTGCTTCCGCTCGGTGGGCCTGCACCGCATCGAGGTCTGTATCCGGCCGGAGAACCTGCCCAGCCGCCGGGTCGTGGAGAAACTCGGCTTTCGCGAGGAGGGGCTGCGGCCGCGTTATCTGCACATCGACGGGGCCTGGCGCGACCACCTCGTATTCGCGCTGACGGCGGAGGAGGTGCCGGAGGGGCTGTTGAGCCGCTGGCACCGGGAGAAGCCCAGCACACCCCACAAATAA
- the moaC gene encoding cyclic pyranopterin monophosphate synthase MoaC has product MSSGQQDLTHLDASGAARMVDVSQKDVTARTARASGRVLVAPRVVELLRGEGVPKGDALATARIAGIMGAKRTPDLIPLCHPLAISGVEIDLRVADDAVEILATVRTTDRTGVEMEALTAVSVAALTVVDMVKAVDKGAVVTDVRVEEKTGGKSGHWSRS; this is encoded by the coding sequence ATGAGCAGCGGCCAGCAAGACCTCACCCACCTCGACGCGTCGGGCGCGGCCCGTATGGTCGACGTGTCCCAGAAGGACGTCACCGCGCGCACCGCCCGCGCCAGCGGCCGCGTCCTGGTCGCGCCGCGCGTCGTCGAGCTGCTGCGCGGCGAGGGCGTACCGAAGGGCGACGCGCTCGCCACCGCCCGTATCGCGGGCATCATGGGCGCCAAGCGCACCCCCGACCTGATCCCGCTCTGCCACCCGCTCGCGATCTCCGGGGTGGAGATCGACCTCCGGGTGGCCGACGACGCCGTGGAGATCCTGGCCACGGTCCGCACCACCGACCGCACCGGCGTGGAGATGGAGGCCCTGACGGCCGTCTCGGTCGCCGCCCTCACCGTCGTGGACATGGTCAAGGCCGTCGACAAGGGAGCGGTCGTCACCGACGTACGGGTCGAGGAGAAGACGGGCGGCAAGTCGGGCCACTGGAGCCGGTCATGA
- a CDS encoding SMI1/KNR4 family protein, with the protein MNSSVQRLAEVFPPPGGVQDRDWGLVESRLGAQLPADYKELIDAYGGGYFDEAIWVLEPDSSNKYYDLLNENEGRMEAVARLWELGEARPAQLESDENRLIAWALTEDGDYLYWLVRPGQDPADWTVMIKEGRGSEWEHHPMSCTAFLASVLVEGNVESEIFDELPEQEHLFQPTSDFD; encoded by the coding sequence ATGAACTCTTCGGTTCAGCGGCTGGCTGAAGTCTTCCCTCCGCCCGGAGGTGTGCAGGATCGCGACTGGGGGCTGGTGGAGAGCCGCCTCGGGGCCCAGTTGCCTGCCGATTACAAGGAGTTGATCGATGCATACGGCGGTGGGTACTTCGACGAAGCCATCTGGGTCCTGGAGCCGGACAGCTCCAACAAGTACTACGACCTGCTGAACGAGAACGAAGGCAGGATGGAAGCTGTCGCCCGGTTGTGGGAGTTGGGGGAAGCCAGGCCGGCCCAACTGGAGTCGGACGAGAACCGATTGATCGCGTGGGCCCTCACGGAGGATGGTGATTACCTGTACTGGCTCGTGCGACCGGGACAGGACCCCGCCGACTGGACCGTGATGATCAAGGAAGGGCGCGGCTCCGAATGGGAGCATCACCCCATGAGCTGCACGGCGTTCCTGGCATCTGTGCTGGTGGAGGGGAATGTGGAGTCGGAGATCTTCGACGAACTCCCTGAGCAAGAACACCTGTTCCAGCCGACCTCTGACTTTGACTGA
- a CDS encoding RHS repeat-associated core domain-containing protein: MGVVLPGWADELLDLIGVSWPNVDEDDYREMANAMREFADDIDEGSNEAHGAIQNLVSSAGGSVAVEALNAHWGKVNGKHLKNLAGCGRMAGTAMDGVATLIEGAKLGALVQLGILAAEVIAAQAAAPFTFGLSELGALGATQVTRIALKRLFKEACQQVAEQVVSVALTPVEEALAAMVGDLVVQLGANALGVQDGVDLKHAAQAGKEGFQQGVQGAKDTARSAADSPMELLSAGGGSRGGGSGGGSGFSFDEAEHDSVVTGLQNAGGIFRNKAGGKIGRAKGHHSRTRGKDAIADAANGMLERVIDGIEDAVKKTAKHLDDDMSRGIKQMAKNHRENDQKLSDHFSGLGKGGKSDAKSPNGTPGTSLNSAGKGGNKARDQLGRNHPNNSTRTDGAVEGCGDPVDVATGRVFLRQTDIELPCLPPMRFIRKFESSYRSGRRLGASWASTVDQRLEFDSAGIIFVTEHGLLLSYSIPDEGASVLPVYGPRWPLARTPQGDWSVHEPETGLTRYFSTALHDPGLALLDEVTDGRGNHYHFDYDDRTGAPLAIRHSAGYHVRFTHDEHGKIAALHLVGSGSPDSDVLVKSYGYDLSGNLDTVTDGAGRSTRFEYDEDHRITAWVDSNDSRYEYTYDFLSRCVAQGGAEGHLRYRYDYSERDSRSGRRVTTVTDSVGRVSRYSINDRLQVVARTDPSGATTQSEYDDRDRLLATTDALGRVTRTEYDGDDRPTALIRADGHRTSATYDDRGRLRTLTEPDGAMWQHVYDEQGNRIALIDPSGGVTRYSYDQRGHISSVTDPAGQTMKLVTNAAGLPLTVTDPVGAVTHYAYDSFGRLTTVTNPLNHVMRMVWTTEGHLASRTDANGETERWDYDGEGNCTCYTDQLGRRTRFEYTYFDLATACTTPEGVRYEFAHDTELRLTQVTNPQGLTWKYTYDAVGRLISETDFEGRTLTYAYDATGRLASRTNAIGQTTAYRYDSVGGLSAKDVDGLEITYERDPCGRLLRAVGPDATLEQRHDVLGQCTAETVNGRTLFVSRDSVGRRIGRTTPTGAVTTLTYDAAGHVGGLTVSGRFLSFQHDAVGKETRREVGGNVTLAHAWDPAGQLVSQTLELAHSSATLQRRAYSYRGDGCMTSVDDQQTGLRSFALSADGRVHGVSAAGWSESYAFDETGNQTYASWPDRHPQAESRGERAYSGTRVTRAGNIRYEHDAQGRVVLRQKVRLSRRPDTWRYTWDAEDRLTSVRTPDGSCWRYLYDPLGRRIAKLRSAPGSEDVVEETRFTWDGLTLAEQTTTHARTPVAITITWDHDGLTPLAQTETKCLSSAPQDVIDQRFFAIVTDQVGTPTELIDENGGIAWRSRATVWGVTSWNKDATAYTPLRFPGQYFDAETQLHYNHFRHYDPETARYLSLDPLGLDPAPNPSTYVDNPHLLSDPLGLTPCDEQDVTWGGRVQYGPLGPGNRATWMRATIDDTMLGGRTKARPKDGCAGYVPGKNYNRTHLLGALIGGSNKDSRNFVTAHRNMNSPVMLAIETQIRDAAAAGEKIEYSVTPIYRTNDPSDVIPVGLTIEARGDRGFTFRPYEGGGRSNHISLLNEPKR; encoded by the coding sequence ATGGGTGTTGTGCTGCCGGGTTGGGCGGATGAGCTGCTGGACCTGATCGGGGTTTCGTGGCCGAACGTGGATGAGGACGACTACCGTGAGATGGCGAATGCCATGCGGGAGTTTGCCGACGACATCGACGAGGGCTCCAACGAAGCGCACGGTGCCATCCAGAACCTGGTGAGTTCTGCGGGTGGTTCGGTGGCTGTGGAGGCGCTGAACGCCCACTGGGGAAAGGTCAACGGCAAGCACCTCAAGAACCTGGCCGGGTGTGGTCGCATGGCGGGGACAGCCATGGACGGAGTGGCCACGCTCATCGAGGGCGCCAAGCTCGGTGCGCTCGTGCAGCTCGGCATCCTCGCGGCGGAAGTCATCGCTGCCCAGGCCGCAGCACCCTTCACCTTCGGCCTTTCGGAACTGGGCGCGCTCGGCGCGACACAGGTCACCCGGATCGCCCTCAAGCGGTTGTTCAAGGAGGCCTGTCAGCAGGTCGCCGAACAGGTCGTCAGCGTCGCCCTGACGCCCGTCGAGGAAGCACTGGCTGCGATGGTCGGTGACCTTGTCGTCCAGCTCGGCGCCAATGCCTTGGGAGTTCAGGACGGTGTCGATCTCAAGCATGCTGCCCAGGCGGGCAAAGAAGGGTTCCAGCAGGGCGTCCAGGGCGCCAAGGACACCGCCAGGTCCGCTGCGGACAGTCCGATGGAACTCCTCAGTGCCGGCGGGGGCAGCAGGGGCGGTGGCTCCGGTGGTGGTAGCGGCTTCAGTTTCGACGAAGCCGAACACGACAGTGTCGTCACAGGTCTGCAGAACGCCGGTGGCATCTTCCGTAACAAGGCAGGCGGCAAGATCGGCCGCGCCAAGGGACATCACAGTCGCACCCGGGGTAAAGACGCCATCGCGGATGCCGCGAACGGAATGCTGGAAAGGGTCATCGACGGCATCGAGGACGCGGTAAAGAAGACGGCCAAGCACTTGGACGACGACATGAGTCGTGGAATCAAGCAGATGGCCAAGAACCACCGAGAGAATGATCAGAAGCTATCTGACCATTTCAGCGGTCTCGGCAAGGGCGGCAAGTCGGACGCCAAATCGCCGAACGGTACGCCCGGGACATCTTTGAATTCGGCCGGCAAGGGCGGCAACAAGGCGAGAGACCAGCTCGGCCGGAACCATCCCAACAACAGTACGCGCACCGACGGAGCAGTCGAGGGCTGTGGTGACCCGGTGGACGTGGCGACCGGGCGAGTTTTCCTCCGGCAGACGGATATCGAACTCCCATGCCTGCCTCCGATGCGCTTCATCCGGAAGTTCGAATCCTCCTACCGATCAGGCCGTCGCCTGGGCGCATCATGGGCATCGACGGTTGATCAGCGCCTCGAATTCGACAGTGCGGGCATCATCTTCGTCACGGAACACGGCCTTCTGCTGTCTTACAGCATCCCCGATGAGGGAGCGTCCGTTCTTCCTGTGTACGGTCCCCGCTGGCCACTGGCACGTACTCCGCAAGGAGACTGGTCCGTGCACGAGCCTGAGACCGGTCTCACGCGGTACTTCTCGACGGCACTCCATGACCCGGGCCTGGCACTTCTGGACGAGGTCACGGACGGTCGGGGGAATCACTACCACTTCGACTACGACGACCGGACGGGAGCACCCCTCGCCATCCGGCATTCCGCCGGCTACCACGTGAGGTTCACTCACGACGAGCATGGGAAGATCGCTGCCCTGCACCTCGTCGGCTCGGGCTCCCCGGATTCCGATGTGCTCGTGAAGTCGTACGGCTACGACCTCTCGGGAAATCTCGATACGGTCACCGACGGTGCGGGCAGAAGCACTCGTTTCGAGTATGACGAAGACCACCGAATAACCGCATGGGTGGATTCCAACGACAGCCGGTACGAGTACACCTACGACTTTCTCAGCCGCTGTGTCGCGCAGGGCGGAGCAGAAGGACACCTGCGTTACCGCTATGACTACAGCGAGCGCGATTCCCGAAGTGGCCGGCGCGTCACCACGGTCACCGATTCAGTCGGCCGGGTGAGCCGATATTCGATCAATGACCGTCTCCAGGTGGTCGCACGAACCGATCCCTCCGGGGCAACGACACAGAGCGAGTACGACGATCGCGACAGGCTCCTGGCAACGACCGACGCCCTGGGCCGAGTGACACGGACCGAGTACGACGGAGACGACCGGCCCACGGCGCTCATCCGGGCCGATGGGCATCGGACCTCAGCCACCTACGACGACCGCGGCCGGCTCCGCACGCTCACCGAGCCTGACGGGGCCATGTGGCAACACGTCTACGACGAGCAGGGAAACCGGATCGCGTTGATCGATCCGTCCGGCGGGGTCACTCGCTACTCCTACGACCAACGTGGTCACATCAGCTCGGTGACCGACCCGGCAGGTCAGACCATGAAGCTGGTGACCAATGCGGCGGGTCTGCCGCTGACCGTCACCGACCCGGTCGGCGCGGTCACACACTATGCATACGACAGTTTTGGCCGTTTGACGACTGTCACCAATCCCCTCAACCACGTCATGCGGATGGTGTGGACCACGGAGGGCCATCTCGCGAGCCGCACCGACGCCAACGGCGAAACGGAGAGGTGGGATTACGACGGCGAGGGAAACTGCACCTGCTACACCGACCAGCTCGGCCGCAGGACGCGTTTCGAGTACACCTACTTCGACCTGGCGACGGCCTGTACCACGCCCGAGGGGGTTCGTTACGAATTCGCGCACGATACCGAGTTGCGTCTCACTCAAGTCACCAACCCCCAGGGCCTGACCTGGAAGTACACGTACGATGCCGTCGGCCGACTGATCTCGGAGACCGACTTCGAAGGACGCACCCTCACCTACGCGTACGACGCCACCGGACGATTGGCGAGCCGAACCAATGCCATCGGTCAGACGACCGCATATCGCTACGACAGCGTGGGTGGACTCTCGGCCAAGGATGTCGACGGCCTGGAGATCACATACGAACGCGACCCGTGCGGCCGCCTCCTGCGCGCCGTCGGCCCCGACGCCACGCTTGAACAGCGCCATGACGTCCTGGGGCAGTGCACAGCCGAAACCGTGAACGGCCGGACACTCTTCGTCTCCCGGGATTCCGTCGGTCGCCGCATCGGCCGCACCACGCCCACGGGAGCGGTGACCACACTGACGTACGATGCCGCCGGGCACGTCGGCGGCCTGACGGTTTCCGGACGCTTCCTCTCCTTCCAGCACGACGCTGTCGGCAAAGAAACCCGCCGGGAAGTGGGGGGAAACGTTACCCTTGCCCACGCCTGGGATCCTGCCGGGCAGTTGGTCAGTCAGACACTCGAACTCGCGCACTCAAGCGCTACTTTGCAGCGCCGCGCCTATTCTTACCGTGGCGATGGATGCATGACCTCGGTGGACGATCAGCAGACCGGGCTACGGTCCTTCGCGCTAAGTGCAGACGGCCGCGTCCATGGGGTCAGCGCGGCCGGGTGGAGCGAAAGCTATGCCTTCGATGAAACCGGGAACCAGACCTATGCCTCCTGGCCGGACAGGCACCCCCAAGCTGAATCCCGAGGGGAGCGTGCATATTCCGGAACCCGTGTCACCCGAGCCGGCAATATCCGCTACGAACATGACGCACAAGGCCGCGTGGTTCTGCGACAGAAGGTACGCCTTTCGCGGCGCCCGGACACCTGGCGCTACACATGGGATGCCGAGGACCGGCTGACCTCCGTCCGCACCCCCGACGGGTCCTGCTGGCGATACCTCTACGATCCGCTGGGCCGGCGTATAGCCAAACTTCGTTCAGCGCCCGGCAGCGAGGACGTCGTCGAGGAAACGCGTTTCACCTGGGACGGCCTCACGCTGGCCGAACAGACTACGACGCATGCTCGCACGCCCGTCGCCATCACCATCACCTGGGACCACGACGGACTCACGCCGCTGGCGCAGACGGAGACAAAGTGTCTGTCCAGTGCCCCTCAAGACGTCATAGACCAGCGCTTCTTTGCCATCGTCACAGATCAGGTGGGAACACCGACCGAACTGATCGACGAGAACGGGGGCATTGCTTGGCGTAGCCGCGCGACCGTCTGGGGGGTCACCAGCTGGAACAAGGACGCAACCGCCTACACTCCTCTGCGCTTTCCCGGTCAGTACTTCGACGCGGAAACCCAGCTTCACTACAACCATTTCCGTCACTACGACCCGGAAACCGCTCGCTATCTGAGTCTGGACCCGCTGGGGTTGGACCCGGCTCCCAATCCCAGTACGTACGTCGACAACCCGCATCTCCTTAGCGACCCGCTTGGCCTCACGCCCTGCGACGAGCAGGATGTCACTTGGGGCGGGCGGGTGCAGTACGGGCCGCTGGGCCCGGGGAATCGGGCCACCTGGATGCGTGCCACCATCGACGACACCATGCTGGGTGGCAGGACCAAGGCCAGGCCCAAGGACGGGTGCGCAGGTTACGTGCCCGGTAAGAACTACAATAGAACCCATCTTTTGGGTGCTCTGATCGGAGGAAGTAACAAGGACTCGCGAAATTTCGTCACGGCGCACCGGAACATGAATTCCCCTGTCATGCTTGCCATTGAGACGCAGATACGCGACGCGGCCGCAGCCGGAGAAAAAATCGAATACAGCGTGACCCCGATTTATCGGACGAATGATCCGAGTGATGTCATCCCCGTGGGCCTCACCATAGAAGCGCGCGGAGACCGCGGGTTCACATTCCGGCCCTACGAGGGTGGCGGGCGTAGCAACCATATTTCCCTCCTCAACGAGCCTAAGCGTTAG